A single window of Vigna unguiculata cultivar IT97K-499-35 chromosome 1, ASM411807v1, whole genome shotgun sequence DNA harbors:
- the LOC114189825 gene encoding ATP-dependent DNA helicase PIF1-like: MTGEQKQIFEKISKVVLNKQGGIFFLYGYGGTGKTFIWRTLSAAFRKIVLIVASSGITSLLLPEGRTTHSKFKIPVPTLDNSICNIEQGSEASELLKKVELIIWDEAPMAHKYCFEALDRTLNDIMSGMTKENTVFGGKVIVFGGDFRQILPVIPGGSRSDIVNSTINASYLCLYVGEEKEYLSSDSVDESASSDAYSNITSKFLNSLSMFGLPNHKIKLKIEVPIMLLRNLDQATGLCNESRLIVTRLANHVIGAKLITGNKDGQEIYIPRMSMSPSQFPWPFKLIRKQFPIMLSYAMTINKSQGQSLGFVGLYLPTSVFSHGQLYVAVSRVQSKYGLKILIHDNDNKRCSKTTNVVYKEIFQNV; the protein is encoded by the exons ATGACAG GTGAACAAAagcaaatttttgaaaagattagTAAGGTCGTTCTAAATAAACAAGGAGGAATATTCTTTCTATATGGATATGGTGGAACTGGAAAAACTTTCATATGGAGAACACTGTCAGCAGCATTTC GAAAAATTGTACTTATTGTTGCTTCAAGTGGAATAACTTCTCTATTACTACCAGAAGGACGAACAACACATTCTAAATTTAAGATACCAGTACCAACATTAGATAATTCAATTTGCAATATTGAACAAGGATCTGAAGCTTCGGAGTTGTTAAAGAAAGTTGAACTTATTATTTGGGACGAAGCTCCAATGGCAcacaaatattgttttgaagCATTAGATAGAACTTTGAATGACATAATGAGTGGTATGACAAAAGAGAATACTGTTTTTGGTGGAAAAGTGATAGTATTCGGAGGTGACTTTAGGCAAATCCTTCCTGTTATACCTGGAGGTAGCAGGTCTGATATTGTAAATTCCACAATTAATGCATCTTATCTTTGCCTATATGTTG GGGAAGAAAAAGAATATCTTAGTTCTGATTCAGTGGATGAATCCGCTTCAAGTGATGCTTATAGCAATATCACCTCTAAGTTCCTAAATTCACTTAGTATGTTTGGACTTCCTAACCATAAGATCAAACTAAAGATTGAAGTACCTATAATGCTTTTGAGAAACTTGGACCAAGCTACAGGATTATGCAATGAAAGCAGATTGATCGTGACCAGACTTGCAAACCATGTCATAGGTGCTAAATTGATAACAGGTAACAAGGATGGACAAGAAATTTATATTCCTCGAATGTCAATGTCTCCGTCCCAGTTCCCATGGCCATTTAAGCTAATTAGAAAACAATTTCCCATCATGCTCTCATATGCAATGACAATAAACAAATCTCAAGGTCAGTCACTAGGTTTTGTCGGATTGTATTTGCCGACATCCGTATTTAGCCACGGTCAACTCTACGTTGCAGTTTCTAGAGTTCAAAGTAAATATGGATTAAAGATATTAATCCATGACAATGACAACAAAAGATGCAGCAAAACAACAAATGTTGTTTACAAAGAAATCTTCCAAAATGTATAG
- the LOC114178559 gene encoding uncharacterized protein LOC114178559: MEVHSSVVAKRLWNVMRVTFFMIRKGLISKRKMIMDTNLMMKKGNVRKSLSNLMSSHHHHHHQKNNNPVSVTRGGLGVHYEFSCSNSPNPVFFHMPKRKHHFNFPCIHAPEVVDDEHRFSFEVETDVPKGVVTLPKTPDYMFNIFVPGEKKSPLLSPFSVRVSNYSALDESEETGNDHVDDQAEDFIRRFYEQLRSQSPVQFLGY; encoded by the coding sequence ATGGAGGTGCATTCTTCTGTTGTGGCAAAGAGATTATGGAATGTGATGAGGGTAACCTTCTTCATGATAAGGAAGGGTCTTATATCAAAGAGGAAGATGATCATGGACACGAACTTGATGATGAAGAAAGGGAACGTCAGAAAATCTCTGAGCAATCTCATGTCATcacatcaccaccaccaccaccagaaGAACAACAACCCTGTGAGTGTGACACGTGGTGGCTTAGGGGTGCATTATGAATTCTCATGCAGCAATAGTCCAAACCCTGTTTTCTTCCACATGCCAAAACGCAAGCACCATTTCAACTTTCCCTGTATCCATGCCCCTGAAGTTGTCGATGACGAACACCGTTTTTCGTTCGAGGTTGAAACTGATGTGCCTAAGGGTGTGGTTACCCTGCCAAAAACCCCAGATTACATGTTCAACATATTTGTCCCTGGAGAGAAAAAGAGCCCTCTTCTCTCACCGTTTTCTGTGAGGGTGTCCAATTATTCTGCATTGGATGAAAGTGAAGAAACTGGAAACGATCATGTCGATGATCAGGCTGAGGATTTTATCAGAAGGTTCTACGAACAGCTTAGGTCGCAGAGTCCCGTGCAGTTCCTAGGTTACTAA
- the LOC114175863 gene encoding uncharacterized protein LOC114175863 → MKNRASGLLKQIISNLSSMAKSKTMALKSKTNAIRARLLIFSLMKNKKLLMSSLSDKFHAVWGHDSQSKDNDCLLEDGSDQSKAIVLYNNLRNPSETLAVEEQEQEGYEGCYYNYGIDDGDDDDKYPDLTHTLFDSEDLDLGGSVIDLVKNSKEEEGKEFKLEDEIDFAADLFIMKFRRQMVLQKQESFKRKREMQKKGA, encoded by the coding sequence ATGAAGAACCGAGCATCAGGGTTGCTGAAGCAGATCATATCAAATCTGAGCTCAATGGCGAAGTCAAAAACCATGGCTCTCAAGTCCAAAACAAACGCCATAAGGGCTCGTTTGCTCATATTCTCACTCATGAAGAACAAAAAGCTCTTGATGAGTTCCCTCTCCGACAAGTTTCATGCAGTGTGGGGGCACGATTCTCAGTCCAAGGATAACGATTGTCTATTGGAAGATGGCAGTGACCAAAGCAAGGCCATAGTGTTGTACAACAACCTGCGAAACCCTAGTGAAACCCTAGCCGTGGAGGAGCAAGAGCAAGAGGGCTATGAAGGTTGTTACTACAACTATGGTATCgatgatggtgatgatgatgataagtACCCGGATCTCACACACACCCTTTTTGATTCTGAGGATTTGGATCTTGGAGGGTCGGTGATTGACTTGGTGAAGAACTCGAAGGAAGAGGAAGGGAAAGAGTTCAAACTGGAGGATGAGATTGACTTTGCCGCTGATCTTTTCATCATGAAGTTCCGCAGACAAATGGTGTTGCAGAAGCAAGAGTCTTTCAAGAGGAAGAGGGAAATGCAGAAAAAGGGTGCATGA